Proteins encoded together in one Oncorhynchus mykiss isolate Arlee chromosome 7, USDA_OmykA_1.1, whole genome shotgun sequence window:
- the LOC110527139 gene encoding probable G-protein coupled receptor 25, whose amino-acid sequence MEMYDNDKYYYSDDNDTDMLYNYSYNQTNLGDHSISSLPHSHIYLPLLYFFMFFTGFLGNLFVIMVMGSRGKRGGRLVDTFVVNLALADLVFVLTLPLWAVSSRQEGQWPFGNLLCKFSSYIISVNRFSNIFFLTCMSVDRYLAVVRLMDSRFLRSSQCVRFTCTMVWLLSLALGTPSLVYRSVRTPNGEPFCLEDKESSFFLGLSLTTVFLTFALPVFIILLCYSSLLARLRRHCVAAGNPRAEARRRHSLKMVFTIIVAFMVSWLPFNIFKTLLIGFRLSGADLSNETQSVLSQGLTLSCCLAFLNSCVNPAIYLLLDHHFRRQAERLFLSCVRKRGLHQGYASSTDFSYNGTSESCGTTASRTRLQSFDQKV is encoded by the coding sequence ATGGAAATGTATGATAACGACAAGTACTACTACAGCGATGACAATGACACTGACATGCTGTACAATTACAGCTACAATCAAACAAACCTTGGGGACCACTCCATCTCCAGTCTTCCCCATTCTCACATCTACCTGCCGCTACTTTATTTCTTCATGTTTTTCACAGGCTTCCTGGGAAACCTCTTTGTGATCATGGTCATGGGCAGTAGGGGGAAGAGGGGTGGGCGTCTGGTGGATACATTTGTGGTTAACCTGGCGCTGGCGGACCTGGTGTTTGTCCTCACCCTCCCACTGTGGGCCGTCTCCTCCAGACAGGAGGGACAATGGCCTTTTGGGAACCtcctctgcaaattcagcagctACATCATCTCCGTCAACCGCTTCTCCAACATCTTCTTCCTGACCTGTATGAGCGTGGACCGTTACCTTGCCGTGGTGCGCCTCATGGACTCCCGCTTCCTCCGCAGCAGCCAGTGTGTGCGTTTCACCTGCACCATGGTCTGGCTGCTATCCCTGGCTCTGGGTACCCCCTCCCTGGTGTACCGTAGCGTACGTACCCCCAACGGTGAGCCCTTCTGCCTGGAGGACAAAGAGTCGTCCTTCTTCCTGGGTCTGAGCCTGACCACGGTTTTCCTGACCTTCGCCCTGCCAGTGTTCATCATCCTCCTCTGCTACAGCTCCCTCCTGGCCCGCCTGCGCCGACACTGTGTTGCCGCCGGCAACCCCCGTGCGGAAGCCCGCCGCCGCCACTCTCTCAAAATGGTCTTCACCATCATTGTGGCCTTCATGGTGTCTTGGCTTCCCTTCAACATCTTCAAGACCCTCCTAATTGGTTTCAGGCTGTCTGGAGCCGATCTGAGCAATGAGACCCAGTCTGTCCTGAGTCAGGGCCTCACTCTCTCCTGCTGCTTGGCCTTCCTCAACAGCTGCGTGAACCCGGCCATCTACCTGCTCCTGGACCACCACTTCAGACGGCAGGCGGAAAGACTGTTCCTGAGCTGCGTGCGGAAGCGTGGGCTGCACCAGGGCTATGCCTCGTCCACAGACTTCTCCTACAACGGCACCTCAGAGAGCTGTGGCACAACAGCCTCCAGAACTCGTTTACAGTCGTTCGACCAGAAAGTCTGA